From the Streptomyces nodosus genome, the window GACCCTGCCTCTGATCGTCGACGACCACGGCACATTGCAGGTGGCGGCCGCGGATGTCAGCAAGCTGCTGCGCACCCTCGGCGGCCGGTGGCTGCGTCTGGTGGAGGCCGGCGAGGACGGTCTCGACGAGGACACGGTGGCGACGCTCACCATCGAACTCGCCAAGCTCGCGGACCGGATCGACGTGGCCTGCATCGCGCACAGCTCGCGCCGCTGAGCGGGGAGCGGGACCGGCGCGTCCACCGGGGACGACGGCCTGACGAGGCCGCCCATCACTCTCCGCTCATCGCTGGAGCGGAGTAATCCGACGCGATATCGGCGCGCCGCGGGGTGATCGTGGGTGAGCACCCCGCATACGGGTGACCCCCCTTCCGCCGGGGGACCGACGGTCCTGAGCCAAGGCGAAAGAAGGCGCGCTCCATGGCGACTCTGTGCAGACCCGCGGTCCACGTCCCCGAACATGTGATCACGATGGAGGACACGCTCGAACTGGCGCGCTCCCGCCACCCGGATCACCCTCAACTCCCGCTGGCCCTGCGACTGATCGAGAAC encodes:
- a CDS encoding DUF6213 family protein, giving the protein MNREVTLPLIVDDHGTLQVAAADVSKLLRTLGGRWLRLVEAGEDGLDEDTVATLTIELAKLADRIDVACIAHSSRR